A genome region from Myxococcota bacterium includes the following:
- a CDS encoding DNA-binding protein, whose translation MNGMNTARTRRENEVWQACDDLWALNANHDALKGDEIRTQLIKLGYKKGSPNEIYKYRQTWKESRGISEMAVVEAGQQSDPISRAVSLVYEQIQLEAAQKITAIQTDSESQVQILKEQNQELILACETTLQKHEALSEDHEGLNIAHETLREALAKEQSEHKETRIKLEGSEFLLSEIKAVYVGQVAKLEQSSKQQAVFLSDEISALKLELRLERDLRMKLEADKIRLERTVHLHQERSDKAALKTKLQEAALLKKEFQKIGSLIKAAVKTASRVKKSKKLAKKPIEVASL comes from the coding sequence ATGAACGGTATGAACACGGCGAGAACACGCAGAGAGAACGAAGTTTGGCAGGCATGTGACGACTTATGGGCGCTAAACGCGAACCATGATGCGTTGAAGGGCGATGAAATTCGCACACAGCTCATTAAGCTTGGCTATAAAAAAGGCAGCCCTAACGAAATCTATAAATACCGCCAAACCTGGAAAGAAAGCCGGGGTATTTCTGAAATGGCCGTGGTAGAAGCTGGACAGCAGTCAGACCCCATCTCCAGGGCTGTTAGTTTGGTATACGAGCAGATTCAGCTGGAAGCTGCACAGAAGATAACCGCCATCCAAACTGACTCCGAAAGCCAAGTTCAAATTCTGAAAGAACAAAACCAAGAGCTAATTTTAGCGTGCGAAACCACCCTGCAGAAACACGAAGCGCTATCAGAAGACCACGAGGGCTTAAACATTGCCCACGAAACCCTCAGGGAGGCGCTGGCTAAAGAACAGTCAGAGCATAAAGAAACCAGGATTAAGCTAGAGGGCTCTGAATTTCTATTATCGGAAATCAAAGCCGTATATGTTGGTCAAGTTGCCAAACTTGAACAAAGCAGCAAGCAACAAGCGGTATTTTTAAGCGATGAAATCTCAGCGCTTAAATTAGAACTGCGCTTAGAGCGAGATTTAAGAATGAAGTTGGAAGCTGATAAAATACGTTTGGAACGCACGGTACATTTGCACCAAGAGCGGTCAGACAAAGCGGCTCTCAAAACAAAACTGCAAGAAGCTGCCTTGTTGAAGAAGGAATTCCAAAAAATCGGCTCTTTAATTAAAGCCGCCGTCAAAACTGCATCCCGCGTGAAAAAGTCAAAAAAGCTGGCTAAAAAGCCTATCGAGGTCGCTTCTCTATGA
- the mnmG gene encoding tRNA uridine-5-carboxymethylaminomethyl(34) synthesis enzyme MnmG, producing the protein MLFDVLVVGGGHAGCEAALCTARLGLKTLLITGSLDRMAAMSCNPAIGGVGKGHLVKEIDALGGEMAKIADLTGIHFRTLNASRGPAVQATRCQSDMERYRRRMTERIFATPNLHLRQDDVVGLMSEGNKITGVSTKHSGQIHARTVIITTGTFMGGQLHLGHAMMPGGRAGEAPTSGLSASLANLGLELGRLKTGTCPRIDSRTIDYSLLEEQAPDAPAPMFSFESEAPVLPQISCHITYTNAETHGVITDAINSGRAPLYNGQIGGAGPRYCPSIEDKVVRFAQKESHLIFLEPQGLDTYEVYPNGLSTSLPPAVQLDFLRSMKGLSQVEVTRWGYAVEYDFVKPTQLHHTLETKNIKGLYCAGQINGTTGYEEAAVQGLIAGLNAAKALKEQEPVILGRHQAYAGVLIDDLITLGTEEPYRMFTSRAEHRLALREDNVYARLMDVGARTGLLSSERHQAMQAFEAAAADQKAQENANPRVRRRAEIEQKYAGYVARLERELKQQIDLESHLIPEHVFEQQIAGISNEVFEKLKTHRPRTLGHASRISGITPAAQSLILVAIKRAAYAAAQDLHA; encoded by the coding sequence ATGCTTTTCGATGTTTTAGTGGTAGGCGGTGGCCATGCTGGCTGCGAGGCCGCCTTATGCACAGCGCGTTTGGGTTTAAAAACCTTGCTCATTACGGGGTCACTCGACCGCATGGCGGCCATGAGTTGTAACCCTGCCATTGGCGGCGTCGGCAAAGGCCACTTGGTCAAAGAGATAGACGCACTCGGTGGTGAGATGGCAAAAATCGCCGATCTGACCGGCATTCATTTCAGAACACTCAACGCATCCAGAGGTCCAGCGGTTCAAGCCACCCGGTGTCAAAGCGACATGGAGCGCTACCGCCGCCGCATGACCGAACGCATCTTTGCCACGCCCAATTTGCACCTACGTCAAGATGACGTGGTGGGCCTCATGTCTGAAGGCAACAAAATCACCGGCGTGTCCACCAAGCACTCCGGGCAAATCCACGCACGAACCGTTATTATCACCACCGGAACGTTCATGGGCGGCCAGTTGCACCTCGGCCACGCCATGATGCCCGGCGGTAGAGCAGGGGAAGCACCCACCTCAGGCCTATCTGCCTCTCTAGCCAACTTAGGTTTAGAGTTAGGCCGTTTGAAAACCGGTACCTGTCCTCGTATCGACAGCCGCACCATCGACTACTCATTGTTAGAAGAACAAGCACCCGATGCACCTGCGCCGATGTTTTCTTTCGAAAGTGAAGCGCCTGTTTTGCCGCAGATTTCCTGCCACATCACTTACACAAACGCTGAGACTCATGGGGTTATTACCGATGCCATTAACTCCGGCAGAGCACCTCTTTATAACGGCCAAATCGGGGGCGCCGGACCCAGATATTGCCCGAGCATCGAAGACAAAGTGGTTCGCTTTGCGCAGAAAGAGTCGCACCTAATCTTTCTAGAACCTCAAGGTCTAGATACCTATGAAGTTTACCCAAACGGCCTATCAACTTCGCTGCCTCCCGCCGTTCAACTAGATTTCTTGCGCAGCATGAAAGGCTTGTCGCAAGTCGAAGTCACCAGGTGGGGTTATGCGGTCGAATACGACTTTGTCAAACCGACGCAACTGCACCACACCTTAGAAACCAAAAACATCAAGGGCCTCTATTGTGCTGGCCAAATTAACGGCACCACCGGCTATGAAGAAGCCGCCGTTCAAGGCCTCATCGCTGGCTTAAACGCAGCGAAGGCCCTGAAAGAGCAAGAGCCGGTCATCCTCGGCCGCCATCAAGCCTACGCCGGCGTGCTCATAGACGATTTAATCACACTAGGCACCGAAGAGCCCTATCGCATGTTCACCTCTCGCGCTGAGCATCGTTTAGCCCTAAGAGAAGACAACGTGTACGCGCGGCTAATGGATGTCGGCGCTAGAACTGGCCTTTTATCCAGCGAAAGACACCAAGCAATGCAAGCCTTCGAAGCTGCCGCCGCAGACCAGAAAGCTCAAGAAAATGCCAACCCACGCGTGCGCCGCCGAGCTGAAATCGAACAAAAATATGCTGGCTACGTGGCAAGACTAGAGCGAGAGCTGAAACAACAAATTGATCTGGAAAGTCATTTAATCCCCGAACACGTGTTCGAACAACAAATCGCTGGCATCAGCAACGAGGTATTCGAGAAGCTAAAAACCCATAGGCCGCGCACCTTAGGTCATGCCTCCCGCATCAGCGGCATTACCCCAGCCGCGCAAAGTCTTATCTTGGTTGCCATCAAACGAGCAGCCTATGCTGCTGCCCAGGATCTCCATGCGTGA
- a CDS encoding serine protein kinase PrkA: MERWIEESKDEFKQHRMILSFDDYLAELKKYPRRHLRNAAQYFLDVIDHFGSYEVYPSTGALKRYKVFDAEFNQHEGQVLGQETVQDELVRLIRNFVRAGRIDRLILLHGPNGSAKTSLIQALTRGAEYFSHQDDGALYRFNWVFPPKTTVQGGIGFFSAGGSESSSYAYLDSTQMESKILCEYKDHPILLLPLELRSKLFEELELTSNVADIFRKGDLSSKNKKVFDALLASYQGDYKQVYKHIQVERFYLSKRYRKGIGTVEPQMAVDAYSRQITADQSMGQLPASLQHITLYESAGPLSDGNRGLIEYNDLLKRPIESWKYLLAATEQAQASLDTMSLALDTLMIASSNELHLNGFREYPDWQSFKGRFELIRVPYLLRYSDELKIYQSQIPKALHGIHIAPHALELIARWAILTRLESPKMGQLAGIQEEIVKSLTPLEKLELYDSGIPSERFTQRESKELKQLIPTLFHQYADDLEYEGRYGASPREIRMILLNSAQAPNYDHLSPIAVIDELREFVREKTSYEFLRREPVGEYRNPVQFVELVREQYLKQLDEEIKNSLGLVEAGSHFEMFERYVRHVSAWTKKEKMLSPITGKLADPDAELMNQVESVLLARGESAEEFRQSMITRIGSFRLEHPDQPVDYHTLFSNHLRRLKEDYYGKQSKTVNHILTCYLKMEEGDTKGISAKDIEQAQVLKNNLLALGYTESSARQAVAYSFNNSHPLSPRA; encoded by the coding sequence ATGGAACGCTGGATTGAAGAAAGCAAAGATGAATTCAAACAGCATCGGATGATTCTGTCATTCGATGATTATTTGGCTGAACTCAAAAAGTATCCAAGGCGGCATTTGCGAAATGCTGCTCAGTATTTTTTAGACGTCATTGATCACTTTGGTTCATACGAAGTTTATCCTTCTACCGGCGCGCTAAAACGTTACAAAGTTTTTGATGCGGAGTTCAATCAGCACGAAGGCCAAGTTTTAGGTCAGGAAACCGTCCAAGATGAGCTCGTTCGCTTAATCCGGAACTTTGTAAGAGCCGGCCGCATCGACCGTCTCATCTTGCTGCATGGCCCCAACGGGTCAGCCAAAACCAGTCTAATCCAAGCACTTACTCGCGGCGCTGAGTATTTTAGTCACCAAGATGACGGCGCGTTGTATCGCTTTAATTGGGTTTTTCCGCCAAAAACAACTGTCCAAGGCGGTATCGGCTTTTTTTCTGCGGGCGGCAGTGAATCGAGCTCTTATGCCTATCTAGACAGCACGCAAATGGAATCAAAAATCCTTTGCGAGTACAAAGACCATCCTATCTTACTGCTGCCGTTGGAACTTAGAAGCAAACTATTTGAAGAGCTTGAACTCACCTCCAACGTGGCAGACATTTTTAGGAAAGGCGATTTATCCAGCAAAAACAAGAAAGTCTTTGATGCCCTGCTAGCCAGCTACCAAGGCGATTACAAACAAGTTTACAAACATATCCAAGTTGAAAGGTTTTATCTTTCAAAACGATACCGCAAAGGCATTGGCACCGTTGAGCCTCAAATGGCTGTGGACGCCTACTCGCGTCAAATCACCGCAGACCAGTCCATGGGTCAGCTACCAGCTTCGCTGCAACATATTACGTTATACGAGTCTGCCGGGCCACTGTCTGACGGCAATCGCGGCCTCATCGAATATAATGACCTGCTGAAGCGGCCGATTGAAAGTTGGAAATACTTGCTTGCCGCCACTGAGCAAGCGCAAGCAAGCCTAGACACCATGTCTTTAGCGCTTGATACGCTGATGATTGCCTCTTCCAACGAACTTCACTTGAATGGCTTTAGAGAATACCCCGATTGGCAGTCGTTTAAAGGCAGGTTCGAGTTAATTCGAGTGCCCTATTTGCTCAGATATTCGGACGAGCTAAAAATCTATCAAAGCCAAATCCCCAAAGCACTTCATGGCATTCATATTGCACCGCATGCACTGGAGCTTATTGCGCGCTGGGCTATTTTAACCCGCCTTGAAAGCCCTAAGATGGGCCAGCTTGCAGGAATCCAAGAAGAAATTGTCAAATCGCTAACGCCGCTGGAAAAACTCGAACTGTATGACTCAGGCATTCCATCTGAACGCTTCACCCAAAGAGAATCCAAAGAGCTAAAACAACTCATACCTACGCTGTTTCACCAGTATGCCGATGATTTGGAGTACGAAGGCCGCTATGGCGCTTCGCCTCGTGAAATCCGAATGATTCTGCTGAACTCAGCCCAAGCACCTAATTATGACCATCTGTCACCCATTGCCGTGATAGACGAGCTCAGAGAATTTGTACGCGAAAAAACTTCCTATGAGTTTTTAAGACGAGAACCAGTCGGCGAGTACCGAAACCCAGTGCAATTTGTCGAGCTGGTTCGTGAGCAATATCTTAAGCAATTGGACGAAGAGATTAAGAACTCTCTAGGCTTGGTAGAAGCAGGCTCGCATTTCGAGATGTTCGAGAGATATGTCAGACATGTCTCTGCCTGGACCAAAAAAGAAAAAATGCTGAGCCCCATCACCGGCAAGCTTGCAGATCCAGACGCTGAGCTCATGAACCAAGTCGAGTCTGTGCTACTGGCGCGCGGCGAAAGCGCCGAAGAATTCAGGCAGTCCATGATTACCCGCATCGGCTCCTTCCGACTGGAACATCCTGATCAGCCGGTTGATTATCATACGCTGTTTAGTAACCACTTAAGAAGATTGAAAGAGGACTACTACGGTAAACAAAGTAAGACGGTAAATCACATCCTTACTTGCTATCTGAAGATGGAAGAAGGCGACACCAAGGGAATCAGCGCCAAAGATATCGAACAAGCGCAAGTGCTGAAGAATAACCTGCTTGCCCTGGGATACACCGAATCTTCCGCCCGCCAGGCGGTTGCCTACTCGTTCAACAACTCCCACCCCTTGTCACCCCGGGCTTAG
- a CDS encoding tyrosine-type recombinase/integrase has protein sequence MTRGLLRFARNDEALCGASGSNRCQTRKCQIAAQHDREAIDAWLVEYAHKETTHRAYKKESERLLLWAVAQKRKAFSSLDRQDFEEYFAFLLNPSPKDLWCGPKGKHFEWKPFVGPLSQSAQKTAIAIIDSLLNYLVQAAYLDFNPISLMRRQLGRFSPTIQTERMLNDTEWSAFLGVLQELPEDLDKARLRFLVALLFLLGLRIQEVENHVFGDFRQIAGDWWFFVTGKGDKKAKIPVNEDLIAEMMRFRRWLRLSELPNPDERYPLIPSWRSNGALSTRQMSALIKSLALKTGLAGLEKLSPHWLRHHSATMQDKAGVRFTHIKANHRHENEQTTRRYVHSLDKERHEDMQKLRLAL, from the coding sequence ATGACCCGTGGATTGCTTCGCTTCGCTCGCAATGACGAGGCTTTATGCGGCGCTTCAGGTAGCAATCGTTGCCAGACCCGTAAGTGCCAAATTGCGGCGCAACATGACCGTGAGGCAATCGACGCCTGGTTGGTGGAATATGCTCATAAAGAAACAACCCATCGGGCCTATAAAAAAGAATCCGAGCGATTGCTGCTATGGGCGGTCGCACAAAAACGTAAAGCGTTCTCTTCACTAGACCGCCAAGACTTCGAAGAGTATTTTGCCTTCTTATTAAACCCAAGCCCAAAAGACTTATGGTGCGGGCCTAAAGGCAAGCATTTCGAATGGAAGCCCTTTGTCGGCCCCTTAAGCCAGTCTGCTCAAAAAACCGCCATTGCCATTATTGACTCACTGCTCAACTACTTAGTTCAAGCAGCTTATCTAGATTTCAACCCCATCTCATTAATGCGCAGACAACTCGGGCGCTTTAGCCCAACGATTCAAACCGAACGCATGCTAAACGATACCGAATGGTCGGCTTTCCTAGGCGTCCTGCAAGAACTACCAGAAGATTTAGACAAAGCCCGACTTCGATTCTTGGTAGCCTTGCTATTTCTGCTAGGCCTTCGCATCCAAGAAGTGGAAAATCATGTATTCGGCGATTTCAGGCAAATCGCCGGTGACTGGTGGTTTTTCGTCACTGGCAAAGGGGACAAAAAAGCAAAAATCCCGGTGAATGAAGATTTGATCGCTGAAATGATGCGCTTTAGAAGATGGCTGAGACTCAGTGAGCTGCCAAACCCCGATGAGCGCTACCCTCTCATACCTTCATGGCGCAGCAACGGCGCCTTAAGCACCCGTCAAATGAGCGCATTAATTAAGTCTTTGGCTCTAAAAACTGGCCTTGCCGGTCTTGAAAAACTATCGCCGCATTGGCTGAGACATCATTCAGCAACAATGCAGGACAAAGCAGGCGTGCGCTTTACGCATATTAAAGCCAATCACCGTCATGAAAATGAGCAGACCACCAGGCGTTATGTGCACAGCTTGGACAAAGAGCGCCATGAAGATATGCAAAAACTCAGATTAGCCCTCTAA
- a CDS encoding outer membrane beta-barrel protein translates to MKKHFLFACLFACIGHAQYFNNNAFQLSVGWMGMDSTASFMTPTNATNPWPTSDQLQIGLGYQYALSGYNLWWVTQSELALGYAKNYGLSDSQILTGITAFTGLRYNFATLAWRPFVMGGVGLLTLFTDPNSVTSTNGTTSRSWMTFQVGPGIEWIFTDEMSFQLETGGLAFLDFQRAARFSYVARLSYLIYF, encoded by the coding sequence ATGAAAAAGCATTTTCTCTTCGCGTGTTTATTCGCCTGCATAGGCCATGCGCAGTACTTCAATAATAACGCGTTTCAGCTCAGCGTGGGTTGGATGGGCATGGATTCGACCGCAAGTTTTATGACCCCTACCAATGCGACCAACCCTTGGCCGACATCCGACCAACTCCAGATTGGGCTCGGTTATCAATACGCTTTGTCCGGTTATAATCTCTGGTGGGTGACTCAAAGTGAGCTGGCTTTAGGCTACGCAAAAAACTATGGCCTTTCGGACTCACAGATTTTGACTGGGATTACCGCATTTACGGGCCTACGATATAATTTTGCCACTTTAGCTTGGCGGCCATTTGTTATGGGCGGCGTTGGTTTGTTAACGCTTTTTACCGACCCTAACAGCGTGACGTCCACCAATGGGACCACCTCGAGATCTTGGATGACCTTTCAAGTGGGGCCAGGCATCGAGTGGATTTTTACTGACGAAATGAGCTTTCAGCTAGAAACCGGTGGGCTGGCATTTTTGGATTTTCAGCGTGCCGCAAGATTTTCTTACGTGGCCCGGCTATCTTACCTAATCTATTTCTAG
- the mnmE gene encoding tRNA uridine-5-carboxymethylaminomethyl(34) synthesis GTPase MnmE: MRDTICALATPPGQSALAIIRMSGPEALNINARLFKPKSAPQKHFVATRGDVADLDDGICITFPEGKSFTGEPCVEYTLHGSPVVIQQVLEQLRRLGVRTANPGEFSLRAFLSGKIDLCEAEAIADLIHARSEQAAKAALKNLKGALAEYLEPTRITLVDALCEIEARLDFPDEDLGSAQRDRLEQALTGAIETLAKLLSSAKIGRRLMDGARIVLVGLPNAGKSTLLNALLGEDKALVHDMPGTTRDVIEAAWVLGGIPVTLVDVAGIREAADLDPVERLGIEKAKRELERADLILWLEEPGQEADIIPAGIATPILKVSTKADQVTASVSTLSISAKTGDGLSELKTRLAELLVGSGTDLNETMLTKIRQKDEVQKAKEFLMEALYALNRAEPDEIVAFELRGAGQALDRLLGKSLNEDVLDLIFSRFCIGK; the protein is encoded by the coding sequence ATGCGTGACACCATTTGCGCATTGGCAACGCCACCAGGCCAAAGCGCCCTAGCGATTATTCGAATGAGCGGCCCCGAAGCGCTCAATATTAATGCTCGTCTATTCAAGCCCAAATCTGCCCCCCAAAAGCATTTTGTCGCCACCAGGGGCGATGTCGCCGATTTAGACGACGGCATTTGCATAACTTTTCCAGAGGGCAAAAGCTTCACCGGGGAGCCCTGCGTGGAATACACGCTCCACGGAAGCCCTGTGGTCATCCAGCAAGTTTTAGAGCAACTCAGACGCCTAGGCGTTCGAACGGCAAACCCTGGTGAGTTCAGCCTCCGAGCGTTTTTGTCTGGCAAAATCGACTTATGCGAAGCCGAAGCCATCGCTGACTTAATCCACGCACGTTCAGAGCAAGCAGCCAAAGCAGCGCTTAAAAACCTCAAAGGCGCTTTAGCCGAATACTTAGAGCCCACCCGCATCACCTTGGTGGATGCTCTTTGTGAAATCGAAGCCAGGCTTGATTTCCCCGACGAAGATTTAGGCAGCGCTCAAAGAGACCGTTTAGAACAAGCACTCACTGGGGCAATTGAAACTTTAGCAAAGCTGCTCAGCAGCGCTAAAATCGGCAGGCGCTTAATGGACGGCGCGCGCATTGTTTTGGTTGGTCTTCCTAATGCGGGCAAATCCACACTGCTAAATGCCCTCCTGGGCGAAGATAAAGCCTTGGTGCACGATATGCCGGGTACCACTCGCGATGTTATAGAAGCCGCCTGGGTTTTAGGTGGCATACCAGTCACATTGGTGGACGTTGCCGGCATTCGAGAAGCCGCGGATTTAGATCCAGTCGAGCGCCTCGGCATTGAAAAAGCGAAACGTGAGTTAGAGCGCGCCGACTTAATTTTATGGCTTGAAGAACCGGGTCAAGAAGCTGATATTATCCCGGCAGGCATTGCCACGCCGATCTTAAAAGTCTCAACCAAAGCTGATCAGGTAACCGCTTCCGTTAGCACTTTGAGCATCTCAGCCAAGACAGGCGATGGCCTAAGCGAATTAAAAACCCGGCTGGCGGAGCTGTTGGTAGGCTCTGGCACAGATCTCAACGAGACCATGCTCACCAAGATTCGGCAAAAAGACGAAGTGCAAAAGGCCAAAGAGTTTTTGATGGAAGCGCTCTATGCTTTAAACCGGGCTGAACCTGATGAAATCGTTGCCTTCGAATTACGTGGTGCAGGGCAGGCTTTGGACCGTTTGCTGGGCAAAAGCCTGAATGAAGACGTCTT